The following proteins are encoded in a genomic region of Tenacibaculum sp. 190524A05c:
- a CDS encoding glycoside hydrolase family 97 protein produces MRFVFKTLLICFVTVLISCQNEVVEKSVSSPNSELNVEFNINESGQPQYTVSFNGKIVVKPSSLGFDVKDQKALDKDFTIVKTSTRSFNETWRMPWGEQLNVENNYNELKVELEESSELKRKLNIVFRVYDDGIGFRYEFPEQDNLKDIYITEEHTNFNLTEDYKTFWIPGDWDIYEHLYSTTKLSEIDTENYKVNSALAQTSIPNKAVNTPVTMVGSDGTHLSFHEAGLLNYSGMTLGVDANELSLKSILVGSDNRDYKVKQTVPFNTPWRTIQITKSAPELIESNLIVNLNEPNKIGDVSWFTPMKYTGVWWEMHLGKSSWDYGMEKVNGKWTDTGKAHGKHGATTENVKRFIDFSAKNNIKGVLVEGWNTGWEEWIGFEDREGVFDFVTPYPDYDLDEVTKYAKEKGVEIIMHHETSAATQTYEKQQDTAYALMKKYGMHAVKSGYVGKIIPKGEYHHGQYMVNQYNEAAIKAANYQVAVNAHEPIKATGLRRTYPNIISREGLRGQEFNAWSPDGGNPPEHLPIVAFTRMLAGPIDFTPGIFNIKFDEYRKTNQVNTTLAQQLALYVVIYSPVQMAADLVEHYEANPEPLQFIKDVGVDWEKTRVLNGEVGDFVTIARKERNTENWFVGSITDENSREITVDFKFLDEGATYNAVIYKDGNDAHWNDNPTAIDIEKQTITKDSKLTIKLAEGGGFAISLLKQ; encoded by the coding sequence ATGAGATTTGTATTTAAAACACTGCTTATCTGTTTTGTAACAGTTTTAATTTCCTGTCAAAATGAAGTTGTAGAGAAAAGTGTTAGTTCACCAAATTCTGAATTGAATGTTGAGTTTAATATTAATGAATCAGGACAACCGCAGTATACTGTTTCTTTTAATGGAAAAATAGTGGTAAAACCATCTTCACTTGGTTTTGATGTAAAGGATCAAAAAGCATTGGATAAAGATTTTACTATTGTTAAAACGTCTACAAGATCTTTCAATGAAACATGGCGAATGCCTTGGGGAGAACAGTTAAATGTTGAGAATAATTATAACGAACTAAAAGTTGAATTAGAAGAGAGTTCTGAGTTAAAAAGAAAACTAAATATCGTTTTTAGAGTGTATGACGATGGAATCGGATTTAGATATGAATTTCCAGAACAAGATAACCTAAAAGATATTTATATCACTGAAGAACATACGAATTTCAATCTTACCGAAGACTATAAAACATTTTGGATTCCAGGAGATTGGGATATTTATGAGCACTTATATAGTACAACGAAACTTTCAGAAATTGATACTGAAAATTATAAGGTGAATAGTGCCTTAGCTCAGACTTCAATTCCGAATAAAGCAGTAAACACACCAGTAACTATGGTAGGTTCAGATGGAACGCATTTGAGTTTTCATGAAGCTGGTTTATTAAATTATTCAGGAATGACTTTAGGAGTAGATGCTAATGAACTTTCGTTAAAAAGTATATTAGTTGGCTCTGATAATCGTGATTATAAAGTGAAACAAACCGTTCCTTTTAATACACCTTGGAGAACTATCCAAATTACAAAAAGTGCACCGGAATTAATCGAATCTAATCTGATAGTGAACTTAAACGAACCTAATAAAATAGGTGATGTTTCTTGGTTTACTCCTATGAAATATACAGGTGTATGGTGGGAAATGCATTTAGGAAAATCTTCATGGGATTATGGTATGGAGAAAGTTAATGGGAAATGGACTGACACCGGAAAAGCTCACGGAAAGCATGGCGCAACGACAGAAAATGTAAAACGTTTTATCGATTTTTCTGCTAAGAATAATATCAAAGGAGTTCTTGTAGAAGGTTGGAATACAGGTTGGGAAGAATGGATTGGTTTTGAAGATAGGGAAGGAGTATTCGATTTTGTAACTCCATATCCAGATTATGATTTAGATGAAGTGACGAAATACGCCAAAGAAAAAGGTGTAGAAATCATTATGCATCATGAAACTTCTGCAGCAACTCAAACCTACGAGAAACAACAGGATACGGCATATGCGTTAATGAAAAAGTATGGGATGCATGCTGTGAAATCAGGATACGTTGGAAAAATTATTCCAAAAGGAGAATATCATCACGGACAGTACATGGTAAATCAGTACAATGAAGCAGCAATCAAAGCGGCAAATTATCAAGTGGCCGTAAATGCTCATGAACCAATAAAAGCAACAGGTTTAAGAAGGACTTATCCTAATATAATTTCTAGAGAAGGTTTACGTGGACAAGAGTTTAATGCTTGGTCACCGGATGGTGGAAATCCACCTGAACATTTGCCAATTGTAGCTTTTACAAGAATGTTAGCTGGACCAATTGATTTCACTCCTGGTATTTTTAACATTAAGTTTGATGAGTATAGAAAAACAAATCAAGTAAATACAACACTTGCTCAACAATTGGCCTTGTATGTGGTCATTTATAGTCCAGTGCAAATGGCGGCAGACTTAGTTGAGCATTATGAAGCAAATCCTGAACCACTTCAATTTATTAAAGATGTTGGTGTTGATTGGGAAAAAACTAGAGTTTTAAATGGTGAAGTTGGAGATTTTGTAACTATTGCTCGTAAAGAGAGAAATACAGAAAACTGGTTTGTAGGAAGTATTACTGATGAAAACTCAAGAGAAATCACAGTAGATTTCAAATTTCTAGATGAAGGAGCAACTTATAATGCAGTAATTTATAAAGATGGAAATGATGCACATTGGAATGATAATCCAACTGCAATTGATATAGAAAAACAAACAATAACTAAAGATTCTAAACTTACGATTAAACTTGCCGAAGGTGGTGGTTTTGCTATAAGTTTATTAAAACAATAA